A stretch of Microcoleus sp. FACHB-68 DNA encodes these proteins:
- a CDS encoding ImmA/IrrE family metallo-endopeptidase, whose amino-acid sequence MSLFKPYRFYSKAEIERRANDLLRRMDLTPNFTPKWPFEASLVADFLDLGVVWDCIPPDEEGAIAARILPSLRQIEINEEILNLPQGFQESTIAHEIGHWVLHINHDEVDGVAKQLELGLDIEPVDPLEPFVCRGSSNQSKIESIEWQAQYFASCLLMPCSILEEKREGRNLTRWSDLYAMADELGVTISNLKHRLKDLGWIHVPKGTRKIYLGTEEPVEQPKLFAHK is encoded by the coding sequence GTGAGTCTATTCAAACCGTATCGCTTCTATTCCAAGGCAGAAATTGAGCGTCGGGCGAATGACTTGCTGAGGCGGATGGATTTGACGCCGAATTTTACTCCCAAATGGCCTTTTGAGGCGAGTTTGGTGGCTGATTTTCTGGATCTAGGGGTAGTTTGGGACTGCATCCCCCCCGATGAGGAAGGGGCGATCGCAGCCCGGATTCTGCCCTCGTTGCGGCAAATTGAGATTAATGAAGAGATTTTGAATTTGCCCCAAGGGTTTCAAGAATCTACTATTGCTCATGAAATCGGTCATTGGGTGCTTCACATTAATCATGATGAAGTGGATGGGGTGGCGAAGCAATTAGAATTGGGGTTGGATATTGAGCCGGTAGATCCGTTAGAGCCTTTTGTCTGCCGGGGTTCGAGCAATCAATCTAAAATTGAATCGATTGAGTGGCAGGCGCAATATTTTGCCTCCTGTTTGCTGATGCCCTGCTCTATTTTAGAAGAGAAACGAGAAGGGCGAAATTTAACGCGGTGGTCTGATTTGTACGCAATGGCTGATGAACTTGGCGTGACAATCTCGAATTTAAAACACCGGCTTAAGGATTTAGGCTGGATTCATGTTCCGAAAGGAACGCGCAAAATTTATTTAGGAACTGAAGAGCCGGTGGAACAACCAAAGTTATTTGCTCATAAGTAA
- a CDS encoding HAD family hydrolase, whose product MSELRALIFDVDGTLADTEREGHRVAFNRAFAEAGYDWNWSDSLYSELLAVTGGKERIRFYLNDYLPDFQPPEDLEQFITGIHALKNKHYQELLSAGAVPLRPGVKRLIAEARENNLRLAIATTSAVPNVLAVLGEMLDPAWFEVIAAGDMVATKKPAPDIYYYALEQMDLPAADCLVIEDSHHGFQAACQAGLKAVVTVNEYTQAEDFTGACLVVDSLGEPNQPFRVLAGDAGGATYADLALLRRLHGGNGNG is encoded by the coding sequence ATGAGTGAACTACGTGCTTTGATTTTTGACGTAGATGGAACTTTAGCAGATACGGAACGGGAGGGGCACAGAGTCGCATTTAATCGTGCTTTTGCAGAGGCCGGCTATGATTGGAATTGGTCAGACTCTTTGTACAGCGAATTGCTGGCGGTTACGGGAGGTAAGGAGCGCATCCGCTTTTACTTGAACGACTACCTACCTGATTTTCAGCCACCTGAGGATTTAGAGCAGTTCATTACCGGCATTCATGCCCTGAAAAATAAACACTACCAAGAATTACTCTCTGCCGGTGCGGTTCCCTTGCGCCCCGGTGTAAAGCGATTGATCGCAGAAGCGCGAGAGAATAACTTGCGTTTAGCGATTGCGACGACTAGCGCTGTGCCGAATGTATTGGCTGTGTTGGGAGAAATGCTTGACCCTGCTTGGTTCGAGGTGATTGCTGCCGGCGACATGGTTGCAACGAAAAAGCCCGCACCAGATATTTATTACTACGCGCTGGAACAGATGGATTTACCGGCTGCCGATTGCCTGGTGATTGAAGATTCCCATCATGGCTTTCAGGCTGCCTGTCAAGCGGGTTTAAAGGCTGTTGTGACGGTTAACGAGTACACCCAAGCAGAAGATTTTACCGGCGCGTGCCTGGTGGTAGATTCCTTGGGAGAACCCAACCAGCCTTTTCGGGTTTTGGCTGGGGATGCCGGCGGTGCTACTTATGCGGATTTAGCTCTATTGCGCCGCTTGCACGGTGGCAACGGCAACGGCTGA
- a CDS encoding CBS domain-containing protein, with product MPLNDTLIYSSALDRAIDPSPLIVAPETPLVDVLALMSQVRSSCPLPVASSSLNATILSEIRASCVLVMAGMPAGMHCQVPGAQVMGNVPILGIFTERDIVRLTAARMDLNSVCVADVMTKPVITLTQSDSQGIFTALSLFRQHRIRHLPIVDQQGQLLGMVTPESIRKALQPANILTRLRSVKDVMNPQVIQASKEASVLDLAKLMAEHRVSCVVIAQEQEKAEKKKKGKKEEESFSTLSPLPLGIVTERDIVQFQALALDLGKMPAQDVMSSPLFCLNPSDSLWLAHQEMQRLHVRRMVVVGNQGELVGIVSQTSLLQALDPKEMYGIIEALQQAVEERTTELQNTNERLQSEVLERVRAEKALQQAHDDLQRQVEERTAELQAANAMLLEDIIERQRVENALRQSETQLRQKADQLTTALQDLQQTQAQLIQAEKMSGLGQLVAGIAHEINNPVNFIYGNLSYAGQYIKDLLHLLKLYRQSYPNLTPEISDQSEKIDLDFLIIDLPKLLDSMKLGAERIRKIVLSLRNFSRLDEAEKKRVDIHEGIDSTLLILHHRLKPKSKIQPVEIIKEYGVLPAVECYAGTLNQVFMNIINNAIDALEEVQSFVPSVGSNERVALNKEQPPTIRIRTGVLDSNWIFIRIADNGIGMPASVRQHLFEPFFTTKPVGKGTGLGLSISYQIVVEKHKGRLECISEVGEGTEFIIEIPILQPKQQKHLLHKFKQNE from the coding sequence ATGCCACTCAACGACACGCTCATTTATTCCTCTGCTCTAGATCGTGCAATTGATCCATCACCACTGATTGTTGCGCCTGAAACGCCTTTGGTTGATGTACTGGCACTGATGAGCCAAGTCAGAAGTAGCTGTCCACTGCCGGTGGCAAGTTCCTCGCTCAATGCAACGATTCTGTCAGAGATTCGGGCAAGCTGTGTGCTGGTGATGGCAGGGATGCCGGCGGGGATGCACTGTCAAGTCCCTGGTGCACAGGTGATGGGTAATGTACCGATTTTAGGGATTTTCACAGAGCGAGATATCGTGCGCCTGACTGCCGCGAGGATGGACTTAAATAGCGTTTGCGTGGCTGATGTGATGACGAAGCCGGTGATCACTCTCACGCAATCGGATTCTCAAGGTATTTTTACCGCCTTGTCTCTGTTTCGCCAGCATCGGATTCGCCATTTGCCAATAGTAGATCAACAGGGGCAGTTATTGGGAATGGTTACGCCGGAAAGCATTCGCAAAGCATTGCAACCGGCAAACATTCTAACTCGATTGCGCTCTGTTAAAGATGTGATGAATCCCCAAGTGATTCAAGCATCAAAAGAAGCATCGGTTCTAGATTTAGCCAAACTCATGGCAGAGCATCGTGTCAGTTGTGTCGTTATTGCACAAGAGCAAGAGAAAGCAGAAAAGAAGAAAAAAGGGAAAAAAGAGGAAGAAAGTTTCTCCACACTTTCGCCATTACCATTAGGCATTGTCACCGAGCGCGATATTGTCCAATTTCAAGCATTAGCGCTGGATTTAGGGAAAATGCCGGCACAAGACGTGATGAGTTCACCGTTATTTTGCCTAAATCCTTCGGATTCTTTATGGTTGGCACATCAAGAAATGCAGCGCCTTCATGTGCGGCGAATGGTTGTTGTTGGCAATCAAGGGGAATTGGTAGGAATTGTTTCTCAGACGAGTTTGCTGCAAGCACTTGATCCAAAAGAAATGTATGGAATTATTGAGGCTTTGCAGCAAGCTGTTGAGGAACGCACAACAGAATTGCAAAACACAAACGAGCGATTGCAAAGTGAAGTTTTAGAGCGCGTGCGGGCGGAAAAAGCGCTGCAACAAGCTCATGATGATTTACAAAGACAGGTTGAGGAACGCACAGCAGAACTTCAAGCAGCGAATGCTATGCTTTTGGAAGACATTATCGAGCGTCAGCGGGTTGAAAATGCCCTGCGGCAATCGGAAACTCAATTGCGGCAAAAGGCGGATCAGCTCACAACTGCGCTACAAGATTTGCAACAAACCCAAGCTCAGCTTATTCAAGCCGAGAAAATGTCGGGTTTGGGGCAGTTGGTTGCCGGCATTGCCCATGAAATTAATAATCCTGTTAATTTTATCTATGGGAATTTATCTTATGCCGGCCAATATATTAAAGACTTGCTGCACTTGCTAAAGCTTTACCGACAGTCATATCCTAATTTAACTCCAGAAATTAGCGATCAGTCTGAGAAAATTGACCTAGATTTTCTGATTATAGATTTGCCAAAATTACTAGATTCGATGAAGTTAGGGGCTGAACGTATCCGCAAAATTGTTTTGTCTTTACGCAATTTTTCCCGATTGGATGAAGCAGAAAAGAAGCGAGTTGATATTCATGAAGGCATCGATAGCACTTTGCTGATTTTGCATCACCGGCTAAAACCTAAATCAAAAATTCAGCCGGTTGAGATTATCAAAGAATATGGGGTTTTGCCCGCAGTCGAGTGTTATGCCGGCACCCTCAATCAAGTGTTTATGAATATCATTAATAATGCCATTGATGCGCTGGAGGAGGTTCAAAGTTTTGTGCCTTCGGTTGGTAGCAATGAGCGAGTGGCGCTGAACAAGGAACAGCCCCCAACGATTCGGATTCGCACCGGCGTACTAGACAGCAATTGGATATTTATCCGAATTGCTGACAACGGAATTGGAATGCCGGCATCTGTGCGCCAGCATTTGTTTGAACCGTTTTTCACCACTAAGCCGGTGGGGAAAGGCACTGGCTTAGGATTATCTATTAGCTACCAAATTGTGGTTGAAAAACACAAGGGGCGATTGGAATGTATTTCAGAAGTAGGCGAAGGAACAGAGTTTATTATTGAAATCCCAATTCTACAGCCAAAACAGCAAAAACATTTACTTCATAAGTTTAAACAAAACGAATAA
- a CDS encoding helix-turn-helix domain-containing protein — translation MNKTFGQLILNARKAKGYSQRQLAKLLSLDFTYLSKLENDRGDYAPKEDVIRALARNLDLNEEELIFLAGRIPQGDEDFLKQNYKDMSVLFRRMRENPDFAQQVFQAATQADNGGE, via the coding sequence GTGAACAAGACGTTTGGACAGTTGATCCTGAATGCGCGTAAAGCGAAGGGATACAGCCAGAGACAGCTCGCTAAGTTACTCTCGCTGGATTTTACATACCTATCCAAGCTAGAGAACGATCGCGGTGATTATGCTCCTAAAGAGGACGTGATTCGCGCTTTGGCACGGAATCTAGATTTAAACGAGGAAGAGTTAATTTTCCTGGCCGGTCGGATTCCCCAAGGGGACGAAGATTTTCTTAAGCAGAACTACAAAGATATGTCAGTTCTGTTCCGCCGGATGCGGGAAAATCCTGATTTTGCTCAACAAGTGTTCCAGGCAGCGACACAGGCAGATAACGGGGGCGAGTAA